aaagataatattttccttagtctttgtgaagacctgtcgaACCGAATGAAATTgcagtcgtggctgatgccagtgctgtccGACTGGCACCTATGCCATTGGTATGCAAAAAAGCACCATATTCACTACATAGTGATGGATGGCAGGCGATTGACTTTAAACCAAATAGTCAATGCTTATGAGCCTATCttatgagagagttgagaatattcttattctgcacaatgaacttggcatgacgaaggtCTCTGCTCGGTGGATGCTATGTCTTCTGGCATCTGACCAAAAGTGCATCAGGTTCATCACATTAGAGAAAATCTGACACTGGTCAAGGCAGATCCAGATGGTTTCCGTGAATGTTTCCaagccaggatgagtgttggattcatcactttgagccacaggcaaagagacaatccatacaGTGGCACCatccctcctcacctgctccaaagaaggcaaagCTAATTTTTATCTGCAGGGAAAGTAATGGCCTCAGTTTTCGGGATACAAAAAGCATTATGTTTATAGAcaagagcaacaagctggccactgtgccggtgacatgtaaaacacaccatccgagtgtgatcgttatccgtgtcgccttactggcatttgtgctggtggcatgtaaaaaaaacattcgagcaaggtcgttgccagtgccgctggagtggctcctgtgcaggtggcacataaaaagcactatttcaacgtggacgttgccagtaccgcctgactggccctcgtactggtggcctgtaaaagcacccactacactcttggagtggttggcaccagctgtagaaactctgtttatgtccctgtaattttgtGGTTTGTTAAAACAGATCAATTGAATAAGAATcaagcttaaaaaacaaaaaaataaatactggagttaatccattcttcaaggcattgctgccccagcatggccgcagtctaatgactgaaacaagtaaaagataaaagatttctaGGGAGTTTGTTTTGAATGTAGTGAAAATGTtttcatacatactcttttacttgtttcagtcatttgactgtggccatgctggagcactgcctttagtcaagcaaatcgacctcagggcttattctttgtaagcctagtacttattctatcggtctcttttgctgaactgctaagttacagggatataaacacaccagcatcagttgtcaagcgatgatggggggacaaatacaggcacacatatatacaacaggcttctttcagtttccatcaaccaaatccactcacaaggctttggtcggcccgaggctatagtagaagacacttgcccaaggtgccatgtaactgaacctggaaccatgtggttggtaagcaagctacttatcacacagccactcctgcacctatgcataTGAGATCCATGGAAACACCACGTTTCATAAATGTTGAGGTTTCTATTTTTGATGCATAAATTCATAGAACTTTCTAAAACCTTTTCATTATGTTAAATACATTGTGTCTTCTTCGTTATTGTTCCATAATTAAGACTGTTTAAAAGTGTCAGTtgcgtggtggtggaggtgtactgttttaaaattaaaaacaaacaacatccGTAGCTACTTCGCTAACATATTACACTTTCATTGGAAAATCTGTTTTCTTATCTATAAGTTTATCATTATACCTCCTAATATAAGCTTTCTTTCCACTGTCCACCCATCGATGTAATTGTCAatgtggatagataaatagattgacagatagatgtaAAAAACTGagtattaaaatgttattttgttagtcacaataatatatgtttaaaatttccctctgctaagcactttacacttctctctctctgccacatacttcaacaaactttttaaccatgtgaCAGCATAATGCATCAGCTGACATGGCATCTCTCACATTATTTGCTTCTCCCTCTTAATATAACTGCCCTGCTCTCTCCATCTGCGTTTTTTTAACCTCACTACCAGAACATCACTCCTCTGTTAAACATTGTATTTGtagctctctttctctatgtctcaCCTTTTAACTAACTTTTTAATCATGTAATAACTATTACTTTCCCCTACCTCACatcattaacacttctctctcccttcaactaatcCTTTGACAGTGTAACACATTTGGCCTTAGCACATTAacagtagatgatgatgatgatgcagatgttAGATATTAAAATGGAGGGAAGGCCAATAGCAGTGTCCGTTTTACTGGAACTAACTGACCACTAAATATACTGACTTTAGTCACTATTTATGCCACTGATATCATTGGTAAGTGGATTAATACCTTTCAGTCACTTTTCCTGAGATTCTGCTTCTAGTTTAAAAAACAGACAAGCAAAAAACAACACCAAACATATAACATTGTGTTTCGAGTCTTATTTTTAATGATATGTGGCAGGGTTTTATCTCATTCCAAGGGTTCCTGGTGAGAATAGATTCTTTCTTGTTGGACTTTGTTAAAAAAGCTCTCAGATAGTCTCATGTAGATATGTAGTTAGGGTTTGAAACCACCATCTGTAGACTACAGAGGATTTACAATCTTGTTATTAAGCCATAGGCCGGCACTTCAATATTTCAGTCAATTGCAGATTCTTTTACACCTCCATATTATTGGAACCATTTTTAAATACATTAGTTAATTCTGCAAAAGACATCACAAACCATTTTGCTTCTTCCTTCACTTTCTTCCTCACAACATTACCTCCAAAACCAATAAAAGCATcctaggagagaaaaaagaaaagaaaacaaaaaaaaattaaccgaTATTTGACTTTATGAATAATGGTTGGTtgtaggaagggcattcagccacaaCACTACTTCTTTGATTTAAATGGTTAAAATACCTCTCAGTCACTTTGTAGTGCAGTGCCATCACAGTTATTACTGTACTGTGTTAATAACAATCCTTCCCCAGAATATTCAGGTGTTTACTTGTGGATAAACCACCCATAAAAGTAAATTGGGTACTTGATATCATaagttgaaaaattttaattagatTAATTACTTTAGTAATGTAAACAAATCATGGAATGAATAATTCTGATCAAAACTCAAACTATGTATATTACTTAAGTCTTTTGCTCTCTATGGATCATGGACCATTAATGATTTGTCTCCACTCTTTTCAATTACAGACtgccttttcttcttctccccagTTGACTTATTGCTTTTTTGTTTCCTGCAGTTTCCTTTCAGATTTTGCTGCACCACCTCATATTTATCCCTGAGGAAAGGCCTTCCTCTCCCAGGTTTTGTTGGTTTTCAATTATCATCAATGCCTCtataactttgcttttttttctaggTAGAAGTGTTGACCCTACGGGAACCTCTTTTTTACTCCTGGGAAGAGATGATCTACATCATTCTGGCAATAATTAAGACTTTGACCTGTTCAACACGACAGGCTCCAGCAGGAGCCTGTCTTTTGCTAGCATAGCTGTCAGAGCCACTGGGACATACAAGCCACCACATCACAATGAGGACTGGACCCAGTTGTAGCATCAGTGTTTTTGTACAGTGATCATAGCAGCCAGTTCAACTCAGctaacacaaaaatacatgtgaAAATGTGTGATAAACCTCGAATACAATCAATCATAAATAgcttttagaaaattactattttcaaatctcacaacatgaaatattcaacaacagtactttgtaataaagattgtttgctaacataacatggcagtcctggtttaggacgaatgttgctgtaatttagccccaggagacatcgtctccagctggctatacgacacaatctgtgtccttatattttcaaacaagagaaTCTAGtatccccactcagctcaaaacaatatctgtgtatcacgatttccaggttatttcccttttAATAGCACAGAAAATAGTTACGTTGCACATTTGACTGCAATCCAAGCTGTTATTTCAACGTGCATAGAAATATTAAGATTACTTACAGCAGGAGGAGAAGCTTCCATGTCAGTTGCACCATCACCGATCATAATTAAATTGCTATAATTATGTTTATCTTTCAAAAGTTGAATCACTTGTCCTTTACCACCACTCTTGGCTGTGAGCTCTGCTTTATCAAAACTAACATAATTACCTGAAAACATAAAAATGGTCAATTAAAACtgctgttaaatgatgacgatgtgaTGAATAATATTATGTCAAGCAGTTTAAAGAAACTTTAGTAGTTATCATAATAAAAGTGGTTCAGATGTAGGTGTGGTCAAAAATGGCttgagttcagtcctattgtgtggcaccttcggcaagtgttttctatgatCGTCCTTTTTTTTACACCTCCATATTATTGGAACCATTTTTAAATAGATTAATTAATTCAGCAAAAGACATCACAAACCATTTTGCTTCTTCCTTCACTTTCTTCCTCAAGACATTTTTCAGCAGTGTAGAGTTACAGGTCATAACATCCACAAGGAATGCAAACATCATAATACTGTTTTGCTCAGCTAATAACAAGTGAAGCAATGAAAtgtcacattcacaaacacacactcatgtatacaaccaaagccttgtgagtagatttggtagatggaaagcctgacatcatcatcgccatcatttatcatcgattttccatgctggaatcggttggacagtttggcgGGATCCAACAGGAGACTGTGTTATGTTCTGctctctgctttggcatagtttctatggctggatggttATAAGTTTGAATATGAAACAGCCTATTGCCTTGAGTGTCTGGATGTACAGTGTGTAGAGATGCCACTCACAGATGCACTGCGAAGTGCTTAATGGAATGCCATTGTGCTGAAGTTGGTGTTGCTTAGCTGACCTGGCATACACAGATGTGTGCttcaaaatatgtatacatgagtgtgtgtgtcatcatcatcgtttaatgtccgctttccatgctagcatgggttggacgatttgactgagggctggtgaactagatggctgcaccaggctccaatcttgatctggcagagtttctacagctggatgcccctcctaacgcctaccactctgagagtgtagtgggtgcttttacgtgccaccggcatgggggccagtcaggcggtactggcaacgaccttgctcgaatgttttttcacgtgccaccagcacaagtgccagtaaggcgattgTAACATTTCATTGCTTCACTTGTTATCAGCTGAGCAAAACAGTATTATGATGTTTGCATTCCTTGTGGATGTTATGACCTGTAACTCTACACTGCTGAAAAATGTCTTGAGGAAGAAAGTGAAGGAAGAAGCAAAATGGTTTGTGATGTCTTTTGCAGAATTAATTAATCTATTTAAAAATGGTTCCAATAATATGGAGCTGTAAAATAAATTCTGCAAGTGACTGAAATATTGAAGCGCCAGCCTATGATTTGATAACAAGCTTGTAAATCCTCAGTAGCCTACAGATGGTGGTTTCAAACCCTAACTAcatgtagaataaaaaaaaaatcccttacaTGAAAAACAGATAAGAGTTGGTGACAAGAGCCTCCTACCACAGATATAGTTCCCattcaacccatactagcatgaaaaaaaaaacctatgttGAATGGATAATGTACTTACCATCTTGATCAAACTGCaacctgtttgcaaatatatgATCTTTTGGAATGTTCACTTCTTTGGCGACAGTCTCAATGATGGTACGGAATCCTCCCGAAATAAGATAgatatcaatgttttttttctgtagtatAAGTATCAGGTCTCTGCGAATCCAAAAGGGGTCAAACATGCAGTGAAATGCTATattatgttatttctttactaaaaaaaattgtaatggcTTGGAAGAAAATCATTTTATGTCTAATGGCAAACtggttgaaaaaaatgttttcattttttaattaccaAATTTGTTTAATTTACTAGAATTAGAAAtgtaaagcaccatccgaacgtggccgatgccagcgccgccttgactggcttctgtgccggtggcatgtaaatagcacccactacactcacggagtggttggcgttaggaagggcacccagctgtagaaacactgccagatcagattggaacctggtgcagccttctggcttaccggggtctgataattaattaaagacaaataaatgtaaaaaaaaaaatggaaaagaagaaaagcaaatgaaacaaacaaacaaaataacttaCTTGACTCCATCGGTTAATTTTGGTGGATGAGTTTCTATAAACTGTTTAAGAATACTTTTACttggtttaataatatttaacCTAGTTCTTAATGCATCTTGGAAGCTGATGTTACCATTCATTGCTTCAATGGTactaaaaagaaaaggggaaaaatacaatgaaaaaaaatacaaaataccaaTAGATCAATATCTATTGATTAGTATCAGGCCTTTTTatttcatcactatcatcaccattatcatcatattgACAAAAGAACTGCAGATGGAGATGACCTGTCTAACTTATTGCAATCATGGAAAAACatatgtaaaaatgatgatggtagtggtggaggggTTGGAGATGCCTGGCagcaacgatggtggtggtggaggggatgaTGGTTGTGACGAAGAAGACAATGATGAAAGTGCATATCAAGCTTAATTAATTAACCAGAGAGGAGGAAATGGTGACCGTAACCATTGTAGATCTTACTGAACTGGAGAGGTTGACGCAATTTGTGCTGAGTCCAAGGGCCATTTCTGATGAAAGTGAAGTGGAATGGTTAAAACAACCCTCGGTCACTTTGTAGTGCTGTACCATCACAGTTATTACTTTactgtgttaataataatatttccccAGAGtatttacttgtttgtttgtggAAATCCCACCcataaagtaaagtaaagtgGGTACATCGTACTagatttaattttaattagatTAATTACTTTAGTAATGAAAACAAATCATGGTATGAATAATTCTGATCAAGGAACATAGGGGAGGTAACCCTGGAATCTTAACAATTGACTATGAACTGCATAGTGAGTCTGAATGTTTAGCAGCAGAGGGATAACTTTAgccatgtttcagtcttatttgtCTTCCTTTGCAAAATCTGATAACAATCAAAGGACCGaaggtttatttatttctttttgtaaggGGTCTTAAAAACTTGAAAGAATGATCAAGTGCAAGTAGCATCCAGGGATGCCTGCTGCATAAAAAACTTAGTAGAATGGGTACTAGCGTATTTGATGTAGTAAGAACAGATTGACTAAAAATATgagctgtatgcatgtgtaaagaaATTTCAGTACAGCTACAGATTTTCATCTCTGACCACCCAACCCCTTAAACCCTAACACCAACGTCAATCCTAAACTCGAAACGCTATTGTAATTCTAAGCAAACCCTGAGCCTCATTTAAAGGGAGCCACTGTTTACAGACCAGCAAACACTTGGGAAATAAGaatctcactcacacaaacatacatgcacatacacatatacacaaacatacatcagtgttttaacgtccacttttccatgcttgcatgggtcggacggaatttattgaggcagatcttCTGTGGCCAGATGCCATTCCTCTTATATGCACACAGCTCATATTTTTAGTGTATGTACAAAAACCAAAACTAAATTGCTGTCAGTTCTGGGATATCTCTTTTACAATAGAATGGAATTATAGttctatttaagagatgaggaattatgtacattatttacatgttacagatatttgtcctcatcttgtttgttgttaacacaacattttggctgctataccctccagccttcatcaggtgtcttggggaaatttcgaacctgggttctcattcctaaggcattttttgatgttgttattattattattattcaggtcactgcctggaattgaactcagaatcttgggattagtagccaaaacgttgtattaacaacaaacaagataaggacaaatatccgtcaaatgtaaataatataaataatgtaatggAATTATAATCTAAagactggaaaaaaaatttttttttaagtgatgaGATTGAGAatggtgtgtgagagaggggtgatggtgatgttcataatgatgatgatgatgatgaataaaagtTGTTGGGTTACCATTTTCTAATTTCTTCACCAACTCCACAGAACTTTGCAAGTTCATCAATTGCTTCTTCTTTGCAAAGAGTGGAGTCAACATCGAAACAAACAGCATCAGCAGAAAGCCACAATTTCACTAATTCATCATTGGAACCCATCGTGACCTAAAAACATAATTATCACCAGAAGATTACATTTCAAAATTACATTAATAtccaactaacacacacacacagacatttcacTGGTTTATTACAATGCTGACTTAACAGTAATGTCTGAAAGAGATGCTAATAATAGGTACAACTTCAGTAAAATGCAAGCTAGACACTACACTGCTGTTTCTCAAAAATTTGAACATCGTAACAAAAATACAGCCGTTGACACTATAAAAACAAACTGCTTAAAAGAcagactaaaaaataaataaatgaatgaatgaatggaaactttaccggtgagtgtgttaaataataagacaccaaaagagaatgactctccccagacataataaaatatgcttcaacatacaaattcacataaagaatcttgcaaatcaaacaCAGAAACGAAATATTGTTaccttgttttattaattttaatttttttataacatgTTTTTCAAGACGTCCAACCATTAGAATgggttttttttgaaaatttaattaatatttttttttttaaatcacaagtgcaggagtggctgtgtggtaagtagcttgcttaccaaccacatggttctggcttcagtcccactgtgtggcaccttgggcaagtgtcttctactatagcctcgagccgaccaaatccttgtgagtggatttggtagacggaaactgaaagaagcccatcgtatatatatgtatatgtgtgtgtgt
This portion of the Octopus sinensis linkage group LG12, ASM634580v1, whole genome shotgun sequence genome encodes:
- the LOC115218046 gene encoding phosphoserine phosphatase isoform X1; the encoded protein is MSHNDFFKNIYLHTAGLRCSQTTTELLMIQSDTNYRTSGLVFLNFFLLVTMGSNDELVKLWLSADAVCFDVDSTLCKEEAIDELAKFCGVGEEIRKCTIEAMNGNISFQDALRTRLNIIKPSKSILKQFIETHPPKLTDGVKDLILILQKKNIDIYLISGGFRTIIETVAKEVNIPKDHIFANRLQFDQDGNYVSFDKAELTAKSGGKGQVIQLLKDKHNYSNLIMIGDGATDMEASPPADAFIGFGGNVVRKKVKEEAKWFVMSFAELTNVFKNGSNNMEV
- the LOC115218046 gene encoding phosphoserine phosphatase isoform X2, with translation MLLQTPPGLRCSQTTTELLMIQSDTNYRTSGLVFLNFFLLVTMGSNDELVKLWLSADAVCFDVDSTLCKEEAIDELAKFCGVGEEIRKCTIEAMNGNISFQDALRTRLNIIKPSKSILKQFIETHPPKLTDGVKDLILILQKKNIDIYLISGGFRTIIETVAKEVNIPKDHIFANRLQFDQDGNYVSFDKAELTAKSGGKGQVIQLLKDKHNYSNLIMIGDGATDMEASPPADAFIGFGGNVVRKKVKEEAKWFVMSFAELTNVFKNGSNNMEV
- the LOC115218046 gene encoding phosphoserine phosphatase isoform X3, with the translated sequence MIQSDTNYRTSGLVFLNFFLLVTMGSNDELVKLWLSADAVCFDVDSTLCKEEAIDELAKFCGVGEEIRKCTIEAMNGNISFQDALRTRLNIIKPSKSILKQFIETHPPKLTDGVKDLILILQKKNIDIYLISGGFRTIIETVAKEVNIPKDHIFANRLQFDQDGNYVSFDKAELTAKSGGKGQVIQLLKDKHNYSNLIMIGDGATDMEASPPADAFIGFGGNVVRKKVKEEAKWFVMSFAELTNVFKNGSNNMEV